Proteins encoded in a region of the Bactrocera tryoni isolate S06 chromosome 4, CSIRO_BtryS06_freeze2, whole genome shotgun sequence genome:
- the LOC120774752 gene encoding uncharacterized protein LOC120774752, with product MDFLFAPLPETNFQMNTEELRLWQRNAIFECECDNFINRRIEAGRTHLLTLPNRAHSELPGIDAAIRQHGLRLPDVMGNNDHRPISSASSSNSIRNVENDGHTDNNANISPPLAQRRRLVSRNPEYDRDNMLDRIYQEALLTAFRTRGLSAIRNP from the exons atggattttttgtttgcacctCTACCTGAAACAAATT TTCAAATGAATACGGAAGAATTACGTTTATGGCAACGAAATGCCATATTCGAGTGTGAATGtgataatttcattaatagACGGATAGAAGCTGGTCGAACACACCTATTGACACTGCCGAATCGGGCACATTCTGAGTTACCTGGAATTGATGCTGCAATACGGCAGCATGGACTGCGGCTCCCGGATGTAATGGGAAATAATGATCACAGACCTATCTCCAGCGCCAGCAGTAGTAATAGCATTAGGAACGTTGAAAATGATGGTCATACAGATAATAACGCTAATATTTCCCCACCTCTTGCTCAAAGACGACGATTAGTGTCCAGAAATCCGGAATATGATCGTGATAATATGCTTGACAGAATATACCAAGAGGCTTTGTTGACAGCTTTTCGAACGAGAGGGTTAAGTGCAATCCGAAATCCTTAA
- the LOC120775417 gene encoding probable arginine--tRNA ligase, cytoplasmic: MSSIENETAALSEMERLTAHLRTEIEKTKRGEGLEFEEDEEYAKLQTENTKLKHRLAILNKAIAAENNTLGVAAEVTTKYQPAELPVAVNEMISITEHLVDLFTNAIALAFPELAGTQAIISPVNANAAKFGDYQCNSAMSLAKTLKAAGVNKSPRDIANEIVKNVVQSPLVAKTEVAGAGFINVFLQKDYAVRAIDTLLRKGVNPPVCRKQRILVDFSSPNIAKQMHVGHLRSTIIGESICRLLEFLGHDVLRVNHLGDWGTQFGMLIAHLEDRFPNFLNESPPIGDLQAFYKESKKRFDEDEAFKKRAYNCVVLLQGGDANSTKAWNQICDVSRQEFQKIYDRLDVTLKPIGESFYQSRMVEVVKYLASKNLLEEDDGRKIMWADESSSGIPLTIVKSDGGFTYDTSDMAAIRYRLEEQKAEWLIYVVDSGQSTHLQNIYRAAERAGIFNPKIHRADHVNFGVVLGEDGKKFKTRSGETVKLSDLLDEGLKRALDKLLEKERDKVLTPEELKAAQESVAYGCIKYADLSHNRTNEYVFSFDKMLEDRGNTAVYLLYAFTRICSISRNCGEDFSDLAKILDSGTAIDLAHEKEWKLAKTLLKFPDVLVKISKDLLLHTLCEYCYEICTVFSEFYDNCYCIEKNKSGEIVKVNRGRILLCEATAAVLKQCFYILGLKPVSKI; encoded by the exons ATGTCTTCGATAGAAAATGAAACAGCTGCGCTCAGCGAAATG GAGCGTCTAACAGCCCATTTGCGCacagaaatagaaaaaacaaaacgTGGCGAGGGACTTGAATTTGAAGAGGATGAAGAGTACGCAAAGTTGCAAACCGAGAACACAAAACTCAAGCACCGGTTAGCGATTTTGAATAAG GCTATTGCGGCAGAAAACAATACCTTAGGTGTGGCTGCTGAAGTGACTACAAAATATCAACCTGCCGAATTACCAGTTGCAGTAAACGAAATGATTTCAATAACTGAACATCTTGTGGATTTATTTACAAATGCTATTGCTTTGGCATTCCCAGAGCTTGCCGGTACCCAAGCAATCATATCACCGGTGAATGCCAATGCTGCTAAGTTTGGTGACTATCAATGCAACAGTGCAATGTCACTTGCGAAGACATTAAAAGCTGCTGGCGTAAATAAATCACCTAGGGATATAGCTAATGAAATTGTTAAGAATGTTGTACAATCGCCACTCGTAGCTAAAACCGAGGTCGCTGGTGCAGGTTTCATCAACGTATTCCTCCAAAA agATTATGCAGTGCGCGCTATTGATACACTTTTGCGTAAAGGCGTTAACCCACCGGTTTGCCGGAAGCAACGCATACTCGTTGACTTTTCTTCACCGAATATAGCAAAACAAATGCACGTTGGTCATTTGCGTTCAACAATTATAGGTGAGTCCATATGTCGTTTGCTCGAGTTTCTGGGACACGATGTTCTGCGTGTCAATCATCTGGGGGACTGGGGAACACAATTTGGTATGCTTATTGCGCACTTGGAAGATCGCTTTCCCAATTTCTTAAACGAAAGTCCACCTATTGGTGACTTACAAGCCTTCTATAAGGAATCGAAAAAGAG ATTTGACGAAGATGAAGCATTCAAGAAGCGTGCCTACAATTGTGTCGTACTTTTGCAAGGTGGTGACGCAAATTCCACAAAAGCCTGGAATCAAATTTGCGATGTCTCACGTCAAGAGTTCCAAAAAATTTACGATCGCCTAGATGTAACACTCAAACCAATCGGCGAGTCTTTCTATCAGTCACGTATGGTAGAAGTTGTCAAGTATTTGGCATCGAAAAATCTACTTGAGGAAGACGATGGTCGCAAAATTATGTGGGCTGACGAAAGCTCATCGGGCATACCTTTAACGATTGTCAAGTCTGATGGTGGTTTCACTTATGACACATCGGATATGGCTGCAATTCGTTATCGTTTGGAAGAACAAAAAGCTGAATGGTTGATATATGTTGTAGACTCTGGCCAGAGCAcacatttacaaaatatttatcgtGCTGCTGAACGCGCGGGTATATTTAATCCGAAAATTCATCGTGCTGACCATGTGAACTTTGGCGTAGTGCTAGGAGAGGATGGTAAAAAATTCAAGACCCGTTCCGGTGAGACAGTGAAACTGTCTGATCTCTTGGACGAAGGTTTAAAACGTGCGCTAGATAAATTATTGGAAAAAGAGCGTGATAAGGTGCTTACACCAGAAGAACTAAAAGCAGCACAAGAATCTGTAGCCTATGGTTGTATCAAGTATGCCGATTTAAGTCACAATCGTACAAATGAATATGTGTTCTCCTTCGACAAGATGTTGGAGGATCGCGGCAACACGGCCGTATATCTACTATATGCATTTACCCGCATATGCTCAATTTCACGTAACTGTGGCGAGGACTTCTCCGACCTTGCTAAAATACTGGATAGTGGCACAGCTATTGATTTGGCACATGAAAAGGAATGGAAATTGGCGAAGACACTATTAAAGTTCCCCGATGTGCTGGTCAAGATTTCAAAAGACCTACTGTTGCACACGCTTTGTGAATACTGTTATGAAATTTGTACTGTGTTCTCCGAATTCTACGACAATTGCTACTGCATTGAGAAAAATAAGAGTGGCGAAATTGTCAAGGTCAATCGAGGCCGCATTTTGCTATGCGAGGCTACCGCTGCGGTACTGAAACAATGCTTCTATATTTTGGGCTTAAAGCCAGTTTCCAagatttaa